One stretch of Thermococcus sp. M36 DNA includes these proteins:
- a CDS encoding leucine/methionine racemase codes for MRLPKSKEEVVERYSRIFPRSARVTYAPIVGVRAENARVWDIEGREYIDFLSDAAVQNVGHNNPRVVQAIKEQADRLIHFTFIYGFPVEPLLLAEKLAEIAPMKDVKVSFGMSGSDANDGAIKFARAYTGRRTILSYLRSYYGATYGAMSITGLEFEVRSKVGELSDVHYIPYPNCYRCPFGKEPKSCKMECVGYIKEKFEGEVYADGVAALFAEPIQGDAGMVVPPEGYFKKVKKILDEHGILLVVDEVQSGMGRTGKWFAIEHFGVEPDIITLAKPLGGGLPISAIIGREEIMDSLPSLGHTFTLSGNPVASRAALAVIEEIEEKNLLRRAKKLGEYTRKRLERMKEEHELIGDVRGLGLMLGVDLVKDRETKERAYEEARKVVWRAYELGLVLAFLQGNVLRIQPPLTIEKELLDEGLDRLERAISDVEEGKVPDNVLAKVQGW; via the coding sequence ATGAGGCTTCCAAAGAGCAAAGAGGAGGTTGTGGAGCGTTACTCCCGGATTTTTCCCAGGTCTGCACGGGTCACCTATGCTCCCATCGTGGGCGTCAGGGCCGAAAACGCTCGCGTCTGGGACATCGAGGGAAGGGAATATATCGATTTTTTGAGCGATGCGGCAGTTCAGAACGTCGGCCACAACAACCCCCGTGTTGTTCAGGCGATAAAGGAACAGGCAGACAGGCTGATTCACTTCACTTTCATCTACGGCTTTCCGGTTGAGCCTCTCCTCTTGGCCGAGAAGCTGGCCGAGATAGCTCCTATGAAAGATGTAAAGGTCTCTTTCGGCATGAGCGGAAGCGACGCTAACGACGGTGCCATAAAGTTCGCGAGAGCCTACACGGGTAGGCGGACAATCCTGAGCTACCTGAGGAGCTACTACGGTGCCACCTACGGGGCGATGAGCATAACGGGGCTTGAGTTCGAGGTCCGCTCGAAGGTGGGCGAGCTGAGCGACGTCCACTACATCCCGTATCCCAACTGCTACCGTTGCCCCTTTGGAAAGGAGCCGAAGAGCTGTAAGATGGAGTGCGTGGGTTACATAAAGGAGAAGTTCGAGGGTGAGGTGTACGCTGACGGCGTTGCGGCACTATTTGCCGAGCCCATACAGGGTGACGCAGGCATGGTGGTTCCGCCGGAGGGCTATTTCAAGAAGGTCAAGAAGATTCTGGACGAGCACGGCATCCTGCTGGTTGTCGATGAGGTTCAGAGCGGGATGGGAAGAACCGGAAAGTGGTTTGCGATAGAGCACTTCGGGGTTGAACCGGATATAATAACCCTCGCGAAGCCCCTCGGAGGAGGACTGCCGATAAGCGCAATAATAGGGAGAGAGGAGATAATGGACTCCCTCCCGTCCCTGGGCCACACCTTCACCCTCAGTGGAAACCCCGTGGCGAGCAGAGCGGCGCTGGCTGTGATAGAGGAGATTGAGGAGAAAAACCTCCTGAGGAGGGCCAAGAAGCTCGGAGAATACACCAGGAAGAGGCTTGAAAGGATGAAGGAGGAGCACGAACTCATCGGTGACGTTCGCGGCCTCGGCCTGATGCTCGGCGTTGACCTTGTGAAGGACAGGGAGACGAAGGAAAGGGCCTACGAGGAGGCCAGAAAGGTCGTCTGGAGGGCATATGAGCTCGGTCTCGTACTCGCGTTCCTCCAGGGCAACGTGCTTAGGATTCAGCCGCCGCTCACGATTGAGAAGGAGCTCTTGGACGAGGGCCTCGACAGGCTTGAGCGCGCAATATCTGACGTCGAGGAGGGAAAGGTGCCAGACAACGTCTTGGCGAAGGTGCAGGGATGGTGA
- a CDS encoding Lrp/AsnC family transcriptional regulator — MRNNEQLDSLDRMILHILQEDGRASYSEIARRLKVPESTARLRVKKLVERGIIRKFAALINPFKAGYSIVAFIAVDVEPSRVKKAAEELSKLPEVDVLGIATGAHDILMQVTVKDLQELESFLIEKLGRVEGIRSTETSILTSVRKWGYARVF, encoded by the coding sequence ATGCGTAATAATGAGCAGCTTGACAGCCTCGACAGGATGATACTCCACATCCTGCAGGAGGATGGAAGGGCGAGCTATTCCGAGATAGCAAGGAGGCTGAAGGTGCCGGAATCGACGGCTAGACTCAGGGTGAAGAAGCTGGTTGAAAGGGGGATCATAAGGAAGTTCGCGGCGCTGATAAATCCCTTCAAGGCTGGCTACTCGATAGTCGCATTCATAGCCGTGGACGTCGAACCAAGCAGGGTGAAGAAGGCCGCCGAGGAGCTGAGTAAGCTACCGGAGGTGGACGTCCTCGGTATTGCAACGGGTGCCCACGACATCCTGATGCAGGTTACCGTCAAAGACCTCCAGGAGCTTGAGAGCTTCCTCATCGAGAAGCTCGGAAGAGTGGAGGGGATAAGGAGCACGGAGACGTCTATCCTAACGAGCGTACGCAAATGGGGTTACGCGAGGGTCTTTTAG
- a CDS encoding Xaa-Pro peptidase family protein encodes MRGDPKVFRKRVERFQELLRENEIDGAVIRTLSSFIYFTGTKWLRPSLLIPAEGEPLVYVIKGEAELFKERSWIENVIEFQRVEDLMAGVVTWVSRNGMTRVGLEFGIERDAYLIFLKLFERLNPTVEIVDVLDLTMGLRMIKDEWELDNIRKAGKIARRGIEVAEEAIKPGRSELEIAAEVVRELMLNGSEDPKVYVSTTPRAHAEPFRDLKVPGNGVVTVVIGADWNSYYANMARTFVLGDPGERVRRAIEAKEEALKIALDETRVGVSLASVEKKLANFFKEKGFGDAYLAGYTHGVGLLIEEPPITTIVVPQRATRVQENMVLSIIHPPLMIPEGAIKHEDTYIVKKNGLERVT; translated from the coding sequence ATGAGGGGAGACCCCAAAGTATTCAGAAAAAGGGTGGAGCGCTTTCAGGAGCTCCTCAGAGAGAACGAGATTGACGGTGCGGTCATAAGGACGCTCTCAAGCTTCATCTACTTCACCGGAACCAAGTGGCTTAGGCCGAGTCTTCTTATCCCCGCCGAGGGAGAGCCCCTCGTTTACGTCATTAAGGGCGAGGCCGAGCTCTTCAAGGAGAGGAGCTGGATCGAGAACGTCATCGAGTTTCAGCGCGTCGAGGATTTGATGGCCGGCGTGGTAACATGGGTGAGCCGGAACGGCATGACAAGGGTCGGTCTGGAGTTCGGCATCGAGAGGGATGCTTATCTAATATTCCTCAAACTCTTCGAGCGTCTGAACCCTACGGTTGAGATAGTCGATGTACTTGACCTGACCATGGGTCTGAGAATGATAAAGGACGAGTGGGAGCTCGACAACATCCGGAAAGCTGGAAAGATAGCGCGGAGGGGCATAGAAGTCGCTGAGGAAGCTATCAAGCCCGGAAGGAGCGAGCTTGAGATAGCGGCGGAGGTAGTTAGGGAGCTCATGCTTAACGGGAGCGAAGACCCGAAGGTCTACGTCTCAACAACCCCGAGGGCCCATGCAGAGCCCTTCAGAGACCTTAAAGTCCCGGGGAATGGCGTCGTTACCGTTGTCATCGGTGCTGACTGGAACAGCTACTACGCCAACATGGCAAGAACATTCGTCCTTGGTGACCCCGGCGAGCGCGTTAGAAGGGCCATCGAGGCAAAAGAGGAGGCCCTTAAAATTGCCCTCGACGAGACCAGAGTTGGAGTTTCCCTGGCCAGTGTTGAGAAGAAGCTGGCGAACTTCTTCAAGGAGAAAGGTTTCGGCGACGCTTATCTAGCCGGCTACACCCACGGCGTCGGCCTGCTAATCGAGGAACCCCCGATAACAACCATAGTCGTCCCCCAGAGGGCCACCAGGGTTCAGGAAAACATGGTACTCAGCATAATTCACCCGCCACTGATGATCCCGGAGGGCGCGATAAAGCACGAGGACACCTACATAGTGAAGAAGAACGGACTGGAGAGGGTCACCTAA
- a CDS encoding cupin domain-containing protein, protein MLVSSLESAERVKNPHGVDVRKLVATEKAQILHITLKPGEALRRHSTPVDAFLYIIKGRGTVEVGDERVEVKKGTAVYLPKDVPHAVFNEGSLDMALLVVKVV, encoded by the coding sequence ATGCTCGTGTCCAGCCTGGAAAGCGCCGAGAGGGTTAAAAATCCCCACGGTGTAGACGTGAGAAAACTTGTAGCGACTGAGAAGGCCCAGATACTTCACATCACCCTCAAGCCCGGGGAGGCTCTGAGGAGGCACAGCACACCCGTGGACGCGTTCCTCTACATCATCAAGGGGAGGGGAACGGTGGAAGTTGGGGATGAAAGGGTCGAGGTTAAAAAGGGCACCGCCGTATATCTTCCAAAGGATGTTCCCCACGCGGTGTTCAATGAGGGGAGCTTGGACATGGCCCTCCTCGTTGTCAAGGTGGTGTAA
- a CDS encoding DUF438 domain-containing protein: MTELLNNREYKKEQLKKLLLRIHEGEDVNKLKEEFRAVLSGISPLEIPLIEQELVKEGISAKDIAKMCDLHVELFREAVKGTEELEEKGLPEGHPLKTLYLENKEIMKDAEMLNLYARTLATTKDERMRKEILGVLEEIVNNLRKVGFTHYNREEMLTFPYIERRGLTAIATVLWTKHDEIRFMIKRLAELLMRRDEMPWEEFVERFKAKAGEAAFALSDMVFRENNIYYPTLKALLTEGEWKAIRLQEDEIGYYKVNPPAWDPGEDVKPLHPWEIEPELSVEQLLDLPKEVQQALKGRPLEFDRTQLKREGDIDLETGYLSAEELKAIFEALPVDVTFIDKDDRVRFFSPGERIFTRTLSVLGRPVQLCHPPKSVHIVNKILKAFKEGRKKEATFWLRLGPKYVYIKYVPLFDKDGNYIGTLEMTMDIAEYKKIEGEKRLLDWRD, from the coding sequence ATGACCGAGTTACTGAACAATCGAGAATATAAGAAAGAACAGCTCAAGAAGCTCTTACTGAGGATCCATGAGGGAGAGGATGTTAACAAGCTCAAGGAGGAGTTCAGGGCCGTTCTCAGCGGCATCTCGCCCCTTGAGATACCCCTCATCGAGCAGGAGCTCGTAAAGGAGGGAATTTCCGCCAAGGACATCGCCAAGATGTGCGATTTACACGTCGAACTCTTCCGCGAGGCGGTCAAGGGGACGGAAGAGCTTGAGGAGAAAGGCCTGCCCGAGGGCCACCCCCTGAAGACGCTATACCTTGAGAATAAGGAGATAATGAAAGACGCGGAGATGCTCAACCTCTACGCGAGGACTTTGGCGACAACCAAAGACGAGCGCATGAGGAAGGAAATTCTTGGGGTTCTTGAGGAGATAGTGAACAACCTCAGAAAAGTCGGCTTCACCCATTACAACCGGGAGGAGATGCTCACCTTCCCCTACATTGAGCGCAGGGGTCTAACTGCCATAGCGACCGTTCTCTGGACGAAGCACGACGAGATAAGGTTCATGATAAAGCGTCTGGCGGAACTTTTGATGAGGAGAGATGAAATGCCGTGGGAGGAGTTCGTCGAGCGCTTCAAGGCCAAGGCAGGAGAAGCCGCTTTTGCGCTCAGCGATATGGTGTTCAGGGAGAACAACATCTACTATCCGACGCTTAAAGCTCTCCTCACCGAGGGCGAGTGGAAGGCAATAAGACTCCAGGAAGACGAGATAGGCTACTACAAGGTCAACCCGCCCGCCTGGGATCCGGGTGAGGACGTTAAGCCCCTCCACCCCTGGGAGATAGAGCCCGAGCTGAGCGTTGAACAGTTGCTCGACCTCCCGAAGGAAGTTCAGCAGGCATTGAAGGGAAGGCCCCTTGAGTTTGACAGAACTCAGCTCAAGCGCGAGGGTGACATAGACCTTGAAACCGGCTACCTCAGCGCTGAGGAGCTCAAGGCGATCTTTGAGGCCCTCCCGGTAGATGTTACCTTCATTGACAAGGACGACCGTGTTAGGTTCTTCTCGCCGGGCGAAAGGATATTCACAAGAACTCTCTCTGTTCTCGGAAGGCCGGTCCAGCTGTGCCACCCACCGAAGAGCGTCCACATTGTCAACAAGATACTCAAGGCCTTCAAGGAGGGCAGGAAAAAGGAGGCGACCTTCTGGCTCAGGCTCGGGCCGAAGTACGTCTACATCAAGTATGTGCCGCTCTTTGACAAAGACGGGAACTACATCGGGACGCTTGAGATGACGATGGACATCGCTGAGTACAAGAAGATTGAAGGTGAGAAGAGGCTCCTCGACTGGAGGGACTGA
- a CDS encoding DUF1858 domain-containing protein, whose protein sequence is MMLDVRGLNPPQPAVMIVEALGKLKTGETLEVIGDKPFVGIIPKLEEAGYKVEVKEVSGFFILKVTKTEESKELSMEVEECDDKLEEITEDTNVAKLLKAYPESLKILVKYGFSPLENPEMRKTLARTITLKQAKDLIGMSDEKFKEMVEELKALEKG, encoded by the coding sequence ATGATGCTCGACGTTCGCGGTTTGAACCCGCCCCAGCCGGCGGTTATGATCGTAGAGGCCCTCGGGAAGCTTAAGACTGGGGAAACGCTCGAAGTAATCGGCGACAAGCCCTTCGTGGGCATTATTCCAAAGCTTGAAGAAGCGGGCTATAAAGTAGAAGTCAAGGAGGTCTCGGGGTTCTTCATCCTCAAAGTCACGAAGACCGAAGAATCAAAGGAGCTGAGCATGGAGGTGGAGGAGTGCGACGATAAGTTAGAGGAGATAACGGAAGACACCAACGTGGCCAAACTCCTAAAGGCCTATCCCGAATCCCTGAAGATACTTGTGAAGTACGGCTTCTCCCCCCTTGAGAACCCCGAGATGAGAAAAACACTCGCAAGGACGATTACTTTGAAGCAGGCAAAAGATCTCATTGGAATGAGCGACGAGAAGTTCAAAGAGATGGTGGAGGAGCTTAAGGCCCTGGAAAAGGGCTGA
- the hcp gene encoding hydroxylamine reductase — protein MAIRVPEAFDMLCNQCSMSLAGGCTIRGVCGKDPDLNSLQEALLYGIKGTSAYYYHALEVGYDDPRIGHFLAEALYSTLTNVNFDKNRFLELILENGRVHLEAMKLLDRAYVETFGRPEPIEVPTGTAEGRGILVTGHSYKALYELLRQIEELGLEDELKVYTHAEMFPAHAYPELRKFKALYGNWGGSWLYQKKEFAEFPGVILGTSNCVQQPTKAYQDRIFTVGIAGLEGVPHIEDYNFEPLIKRALETPEMNPYDGGKLLTGFHHTNVLAMKDRLIELIQEGKIRHIFVVGGCDTPHKGMGYYERLTELIPDDALILSAACGKFRYNARNYGTIEGIPRFLDFGQCNNVYSIIEIAIALANELGTDVNSLPVSIVLSWMEQKAIAILYSLLYLGIKGIYIGPKAPEFLTPNVFEILRRQFDLRLTGDPEADLRDMLSKGIKVEEDSPLAEELD, from the coding sequence ATGGCGATACGCGTTCCGGAAGCGTTTGATATGCTCTGCAACCAGTGCTCCATGAGCCTGGCGGGAGGATGTACGATAAGGGGTGTCTGCGGCAAGGATCCTGACCTCAACTCGCTCCAGGAGGCCCTGCTGTACGGCATAAAGGGAACCTCGGCCTACTACTACCATGCCCTTGAGGTCGGCTACGACGACCCGAGGATAGGCCACTTCCTGGCGGAGGCCCTTTATTCGACGCTCACCAACGTCAACTTTGATAAAAACAGGTTTCTGGAGCTCATCCTTGAGAACGGAAGGGTTCACCTTGAGGCGATGAAGCTTCTCGACAGAGCTTACGTCGAGACCTTCGGCAGACCCGAGCCCATTGAAGTCCCGACCGGAACTGCGGAAGGAAGGGGCATACTCGTTACCGGCCACAGCTACAAGGCTCTGTATGAACTCCTCAGGCAGATAGAGGAGCTCGGTCTTGAGGATGAGCTTAAAGTTTACACCCACGCAGAGATGTTCCCGGCCCACGCCTACCCCGAGCTGAGGAAGTTCAAAGCCCTCTACGGCAACTGGGGAGGCTCGTGGCTCTACCAGAAGAAGGAATTCGCAGAGTTCCCGGGTGTAATACTCGGAACCAGCAACTGTGTTCAGCAGCCCACGAAGGCATATCAGGACAGAATCTTCACCGTTGGAATAGCTGGCCTTGAGGGGGTTCCCCACATAGAGGACTACAACTTCGAGCCGCTCATAAAGCGTGCCCTTGAGACACCGGAGATGAACCCCTACGACGGCGGAAAGCTTCTCACGGGCTTCCACCACACCAACGTTCTGGCCATGAAAGACAGGCTGATAGAGCTCATTCAGGAGGGCAAGATAAGGCACATCTTCGTCGTGGGTGGCTGTGACACCCCGCACAAGGGCATGGGCTACTACGAGAGGCTCACCGAGCTGATCCCCGACGATGCCCTGATACTCTCAGCGGCTTGTGGCAAGTTCCGCTACAACGCGAGGAACTACGGCACCATCGAGGGAATCCCGCGGTTCCTCGACTTCGGTCAGTGCAACAACGTCTACTCGATAATCGAGATTGCAATAGCACTTGCGAACGAGCTCGGAACCGACGTGAACTCCCTGCCCGTGAGCATTGTCCTGAGCTGGATGGAGCAGAAGGCCATAGCGATACTCTACTCGCTCCTCTACCTCGGGATCAAGGGCATCTACATCGGACCTAAGGCTCCGGAGTTCCTGACTCCCAATGTGTTTGAAATCCTCAGGAGGCAGTTTGACCTCAGGCTCACCGGCGACCCGGAGGCTGACCTCAGGGACATGCTCAGCAAGGGAATAAAGGTAGAAGAGGACTCTCCCCTCGCGGAGGAGCTGGATTGA
- a CDS encoding transcriptional regulator, producing MKTNAFEVASRYIYPSLRRRLVEVLREKGLTQTGIAELLHITQSAVSRYLKMDRGALIDLKAFPDIDEEVKALAERIIRERPDEYEIHAELVRISLRLLGKGYACSFHARIDPDIDPSLCNVCIELFG from the coding sequence ATGAAGACCAACGCCTTCGAAGTTGCTTCGCGTTACATCTACCCGTCACTTAGGAGGCGCCTCGTTGAGGTTCTCCGCGAAAAGGGGTTAACGCAGACGGGAATAGCCGAGCTGCTCCACATCACCCAGTCAGCGGTTTCCCGCTACCTGAAGATGGACAGGGGTGCGCTGATAGATCTGAAGGCTTTTCCAGACATTGATGAGGAGGTTAAGGCGCTCGCGGAGAGGATAATCCGAGAGAGGCCTGACGAGTACGAGATACACGCTGAGCTCGTCAGAATATCGCTGAGGCTCCTTGGAAAGGGGTACGCCTGCTCTTTCCATGCCCGGATAGACCCTGACATAGACCCCTCCCTCTGCAACGTCTGTATAGAGCTTTTTGGCTGA
- a CDS encoding thioredoxin family protein: MDELEMIRRKKMLELMKRAGMIEVKPKGPRVVIEVITSPGCPYCPMAVAMAKELERKYEGVVARELSVATPEGQRKAMEHNILGTPTVLINNRVEFIGVPNFVEFERRVKERLNQA, from the coding sequence ATGGACGAGCTTGAGATGATACGGAGGAAAAAGATGCTCGAACTCATGAAGCGGGCCGGGATGATAGAGGTGAAGCCAAAGGGGCCAAGGGTCGTGATAGAGGTCATAACCTCGCCAGGCTGTCCGTACTGTCCGATGGCTGTGGCCATGGCAAAGGAGCTTGAGAGGAAGTACGAAGGGGTCGTTGCGAGGGAGCTGAGCGTGGCCACCCCAGAGGGACAGAGAAAGGCGATGGAGCACAACATATTGGGAACGCCGACGGTGCTCATAAACAACAGGGTGGAGTTCATAGGCGTGCCGAACTTCGTGGAGTTCGAGAGAAGGGTGAAAGAAAGGCTGAATCAGGCGTAG